The following DNA comes from Streptomyces sp. NBC_00690.
CCGTTTCGATCTGTGTGAGCCCATCGCTGGGCAGAACATCGAACAGAAGGTGCTATCTCCCATGAAGACTGCCAAGAAGGTCGCCGTGGTCCTGGCCACTGCCGGTATGGCCGCTGGTGCCGCCGCGGGCTCCGCGTTCGCGGACAGCTCGGCCCACGGTGCCGCCGTCGGTTCCCCGGGTGTCCTCTCCGGCAACCTGATCCAGGTCCCGGTGAATGTGCCGGTGAACGTCGTTGGCAACACGATCAACGTGATCGGCCTGCTGAACCCGGCGTTCGGCAACACCGGTGTGAACGCCTGACGTTCCACCCGCGTCACACATCGACAGTGGCGTCACCGGCACCAGCTGGTGGCGCCACTGTCGTCGTCCGGGCTCAGGGCTGTGCAGGTGATCAGTGTGAATCGGGCCCGCCGCGCACTCGGCACGGGCGCACGAGGAATACGAGCACACGTGGGGACGGGCGTACGGGCGCACGATGAGGGGGTGCGGCAGCAACTGCCGCACCCCCTCATCGTGGTGCTCGGGCGGGGCCCGTACGTCAGCCGCCCAGTTCGACTCCGCCGAGCAGCGGTGTGAGCTCGCTCGCGGTCCGGAGCACGTGCTGGGGAGCGTCGCCCTTGATCTGGTTCAGTCCGGTCGCGGTGTCGGCGACGTCCTTCACGGCGTCACCACTACCGCCGTTGAGGAGCGGCGTCTCGCTCACCGCGTGGGCGAGGCCGCCGTTCAGGCTCATGGGAGGCATGCCCGACGTGGCGGCCATGGCCGGAGACGCCGCGCCGAGCGCGGCCACCGAGCCGGCGATGATCGCGGCAACCCTCGTGTACTTCATCTCTTCGCATCCCCTTCTCCGGCGACGGTCGTCGCCGCCTTCTCCTGGGTAACGAGATGCGGACGACGGAGAAACCCTTGCGGAGTTTCTCGTATCAAAGGCTCATGTGTTCTTCCGTATGCCGGATCGTCCACTGGTGTGGTGAACGCCGGGCGTTGAGGGAGTGCGAGAAGCTGACTCGCCCGGTGGACGCGGGGGGAATGCCAGGACGCAGGGCCGGCGGCTGTCTGCTTTCCGCTGCCTGCCCGCCGAGTTCGGTCGGTCGACGGAGACTCCCGGAGGGTCCTCAACGAGCGTCGTCTGAAAGGGATGTGCGGAATCACTCGAA
Coding sequences within:
- a CDS encoding chaplin, whose translation is MKTAKKVAVVLATAGMAAGAAAGSAFADSSAHGAAVGSPGVLSGNLIQVPVNVPVNVVGNTINVIGLLNPAFGNTGVNA